TCCAGATCAGGTtcagaaaatttttaataaaaaccaTAAGGGGAATGATGCAATATCTGGGATAACAAGAAATGCAAACTCTTTGCTAACACCTCCTCAGCAAACCAGAACTGAACAGGCAAACTCAACAAACTGCAAAATTACTAGTGActtcaagaacaaaaacaacaaaacatcATATCCGGCCATCAATAATTGCTTATCAAGAGAAAGTAATTCAGAAACTCAAGTAAGTGCTAGGACAGTTTAATCCCTTATCTTTTGTAATGTAATAAATGGGTCCACGTTAAAGTTGTTTAACTTATACAACTAAAATAATTCTGCGCGAAGATATTCAACATGATATCTTAGATACAAAAGGCTGTTGTGAAATGCCACTTTCAAGCCCCCTTTTCACAGTAGAGGCAGGACAGACTGAATGGTAAGTCAAATATATTTGACAAAATTCTTCAGATCAAGTATAAGACTTGAAGTGATGATTGCAAAAAATTAAGACTAAAATCTTGCTCAGAAGTTGCCAtcaaaacataaatttttttttagcatgTGTCTCCTCTAGATTGCAGAGTCATCGACAGAACCAAATTTGGTGAAAGGGGTTGGAAACTATGAGTTCTCAGATATCAATAGCATGCTGATGAAGGCTAATGGTTCTCTTCACCCATGTTTGGATAAATCCAAGCTCTGGAGGATCTTGAACTTTACACAACAACACTGTTACATTCTCAGAGGCTCACAGTGCATTCATATGATAATGAGTGGATATGGTTTGATGGCATAGCTATAATGAATGAAATTTCTGCCCGAAAGGGTAATATACATAGTTGTAAGGAGCTTGCAGAATCTTTAATACCTGTGATTGAATTGAAGTCATCCAGATAGAGAGACGCATACATTATATTTGATGACTATTCTGTAAAGAACTTGCTGAAGGATCATACTAGACAATTACGTACATCTGGTAAAGCCAAAAATAAGTTACCTAGTAGATGACAACACTTGCATACAAGGCTATAATACAATTTTCAGTTACTGTAAGGACACAAAGGGGCAATTATCTCTTGATTTGAAACAAAACGTAATTGAAAACTGCAGCATTTTTTCCAGTACTCATACACAAAAAGGAGTTATATTTTCTAGTTCCCCTATGCTAAAAATTCCCACCGCCCAGGATGATGCAGAAACCATAATGATACTCTAAGCTTCAGCATTAAGTTAGGCTTGCAATATCCCGCATATTTACTGTACTACTCAGACACTGACGTATTGGTACTTACCTTACGAAGATTTCTGCATGTGAACAAAGGCACCATTATGATAATAGGAAACGGTGATCAAGGAAGGCTGGTGAAGTTCTCGCTGTCATTCATGATGCTGTTGGCTCTAATTGGATTCCTGCACTGCTTGGCTTTCATGCTATCAGTGGGTGTGACACTACAGGCCAAATATTGGGAAAAAGGAAAACTAACCTTCTTCAAAGCATTTATGAATGCAATCGACATAATAATGTTTGTACATAAACTCCCTGCTTGTCGCAAATAGCACCAGCTCCTGAAGCTGTAGTGGTGCTTCTCAGTTGTAACTTTTCTATTAGTAAATGTAGTGGTCGTGGCAGCGGTAGAATTCACAATCTTCCATGCAAAGAACTGTGCAAATGTGAAGCAAATGGTAAAATGTTCTTCAATGTGATAATTTCTGAACATAAAAGTGACGAAGAGCTGAATGTAGTTGAAGAGGAAAGTGcctaatatgaaatattaaaatgttttagttCTTTTTGGTAACAATAATTATTTGGGTGCATAATGTTTACTCTTAAATAACGTATGAACATGTTAATTCATACtttaatctgtttatttttttaaactgtATGTACGACAGATCCTATTGCTACTGTGCTATATAACCATGGGTGTACTTTCCAGAGTTCAAACTATGGATAAATTCAtctataatttaaaataatttaattctgacccccccaaaaaaaaatatttttgtgattTATAAACTAAGGTTAATCAGATTACATTTTATGAAGGTACTACTGAAAAATCTgatatttttatgcatttatttcaTATTGTGTGAGAGTTACTcctcgtaaagaaaaaaaaaatcgtgtaatGCTGATATTACAGAGAAAAGATATTGCAGAGAAAAAATGAGTGTTTGAGCACCATTGAGTATATCTTAAGTGTTTTCCTTACTTCCAAGCACGTTTACATAAATCAAAagaacatggaaataaatattttttttttgtctactttaGAAATTGCGCCCATTGAAGTAATTATGTTTAGCAGCCATTTCTTATATCATTTTAAAATCTATTTTCTCAGGTAACCTATAGAGTTTTCCCAAAtgtcaaatttacatatattttaataaaaaaggaaCCAATTGTATGGATTTGACCTGTCAGAGCATTAAAAAAattggaaacagtttttttttttccacttcctTGGGGTCTAATAAACAAAAAGTTTTATTTCGAAAACTCTATTGGAAAAGCTAACAGAATTATATAACTCCGTGTGCTACAGAGATATCAGCCGTGTGAATGACAACCTTTGATATTCTTATTTTCCTTGCAGGATGAACTATGAATTCAAAGATAAAATTTAGCTCAGAATTATGTAGTTATCACAGATGTGcaacatttattgatgttacttAAGGAGGAACATAGTGATATTTGATTGTTTGATAACGATACAAATAATCGAATTGAAGCCACTGTTGTCTCCCTCTTCCTCAATGGCGGAATCCATCCATAAATTTTGTTTCCAAAATAACATGCTAGAGCCAGACGATGAAATGTGATATCATCAATATCTCTGCAAATGCAGTGTGGTGGAATGTGGTACAGAGGAAAGGGACATTTAAGAACTCTATGACATGTGCAATGAACATGTAGTAACAAAAACGTTTGAAATTCACAAAATATCAAGTGATACAGACACAAAAGTGTATCTTCTGTAAAAGTCAAATCATACCCTACAGTAAATATACAGGAATTAGATAACGTCTGTACATGTACCTTCCGGCTTGGATTTGTGTTAAAAATTTAGACATCAAAAGGGTTGTATCAAATTCCCGTTAGCAAAACCTTAACTTTTGTATCCTCATCAAATTTCTTCAAGCCAACTTTCCCTTAGTACACTTTGGAGCCAAAGGAAGCCTTTTATCTCAGCAGCGAAATATAAGAATTCTCGAGAGACTCTCCTGCAGTTGCCATCCGTCCTAAGAGCGTGTTTAAAAAGAGGAAAACAATATTTAGACTTATGTAGagtataataaatgataattaataaatgaaagttaaataattaaaaataaataaaagaaaactgatataaaaattagtaaataagaaataatagataatgaattgtgaataataaataatagataataaatagtaAATTATAAATGAGAGATAGTAATAGAGAGATaagaaatattaaaacattaataccatatattaaatgataaaaaacaaataataaataagtagagtataataaatgataaataatagttagaaaataactaataaaacaatgagtaataagaaaactgaaataaaaatgtattatttattatctcttatttctcaattattattcatcatttataatttcttatctatcatttattatttcttatctattacttcatcatttattattcttattcattatttagatttcaattattattattcttttttattatcaatcATTCATTAATTACCAATTATTATCCATGGATATGAAATTATACATAAGGTACTATAAAAGGAGGCAGAGACATAAATTGATTGTTCAAAGATTTCGAGGCAGTAATGAATATCAAATAGtaaagtatgctaagtattccagtaatgacagtgaggtcaaaagaaaagccaggaatgacttgagagaatatctagacagtaaagcagatgaggttgccaaagctatgaattcagtaaaTAGGTATGGTATAATAATTCCTTATAGCAActgaagatgaaaaaagacaacgtttgatggaatactttagtgaggttatgaataggagatatgaatatactaatttgattggtatacctgaagctgatgaagaccttgatgtgccattgaatgaattcagtgggtttgaagttgaagctatcctaaaaaaaactaaagatatggaaagccaTGGGATATTTTAGTGACATAAGATGGAATCACGATAGTgcatttataaagaccagtaaacagtcatttatcttttttttttgtaagggaaatattatgaacattatgcagtgtgagatgcgtagaaaattataattgttgtattgaattgtttgcaataatataatattttttttgtcgAGTGTTTTTGAAGAGTAAAGTACActcaatagttgtttgactctaagcaatcgttaacgagttgttaaagaTTGTCGGGTCGCGCATGCGTGGATCGCCAGTCGTCTTTGAGTGATTTGAGTCAGAATCGAGTTAGTACCTGGTCAAATAGTGATTTAAACACAACTAAATTTCTCGATTTATTAaatgaaaggaacagaaaagaatccttgaaaatctgttatggaacctggtaatatgtaaaccaaattgggGTAATTTTAGGTTTTCATATTTATTGAAgtttctatatgtttactattttggattcttttgagtaaatataaaaTGGGGCCGTGACCAGGATCATTGCGGGTGGTGATTGATAACTGATTGATAAGGCATATATTTAGCATTGATATTGGTGTTAATACGTGAATATGTTTGATAGATTTTTTTACCAATATTGCGTGTCATGAGAAAGTGTTCGTTACGTCGGGTTGTTATGACTAGGTTGGTATTGGCAATTTAGAAAACCGTTGAcgctgtatttttttatttttttattttgccgtGAATCATAAGGGGAGATTGGAAATTTTGTATGCGTTATACATTTTAAATTGATCAGTGTTAATCGTTGCCactaattaaaaacatttaagtatGAAAATTGTTTTCCACtagttgtgatttttattgaaaaataatttaaagtggaaataataattttgttaagttATTGAGATTCGGCAATTCGCTAATAGTTGAAAGTGAAgttaatagattttattctttcCTATGGTGAGATTTTTGAGTTGTGTGTTAGTGAGTTTGCGCCGACATTGATAATATCGTTGTCGCACACGGCGGCCATTTTGTCAATGATCGGGAATCCATTGATGGGTTAAACTAGTCTCAGCATTAAGAATAACTTTGTCGCATCTTGTTAATGACCGAGCAGATAAGTTAAAGTTGTTTAAAATGAAAACTCTATGGGAAAGAATTTAATATAGTTGTGCTGTTGAAAATAATGTACGTAATGCACTAAGTAATTATCAGGTAGTTCCTTCATACACCCTTACTTGGTCTATTTTTCTCCTATAGTGAACAGTTTAgtgaattattaacaatgtcagCCATAGAAATATCAGACGTAgaaatttcataatgaaaatgaaaaaaacagaaaaacgcaGAGTGCTGATCCTAGGACATTCTCAGGTAAAGAAAATGTTAAGTGCAtttgatgaaataaatgaagaagatGAAACCCTTTATGCTATAACACACTCAATAGGTGGTGCTACTTGTTATGGTATCACATCGGAAGAAGTAAAGGAGTGTGAAGCAGAGGCAGTTGTGCTTTTTGTAGGAAGTAATGATATAGATAATGAAGATGTTGAATCAACAAATGATACCAGAAATAATATCATAGAACTGGTAAATGATATCTCCAATGTGGACGGAGTGAAGATAGTCTATATCGTTACTGTAGAACCCCGTACAAGCCTGAGATATGTAACCTATAACGAATAtcgaaaaaaaattggaataggtTGAACCAAAGGTTACGTAAGTCAACCggttattatatcattaataatggtCCCACTAAAAAGGATCTAGGCCATGGTGGAGTTCATTTAACTCAAGAAGCCTCTGAAACACTAGCAGGAAGAATATATAATAGAGTCAGCTGtgatgctgattcaggagaaggGTAATAGCCCAAGTGGACCAAGTGGGGTGGGGATGAGGGACTACGTatcttacattgcattagttatAAGTTGTATATAATTATTGTGATAAGTTTGAATTTAATTTCTCTTGAAGTGTGTTAATTAATTGCATTTAATGGGGTggttatattatattaaaaaatgttGAAATTGTTGAAAATACTCAAAATTGTATATTTTACATACACAGTTGTTTGTTGAAATTgccgaaaattttaaaatttatattggtTTTAGCTGGTTTGATAATTATCATTGGAAAAATGACGGACAGAGCAGCTTTGATGAGGTCACGAGGTGGTCACAAGGGTGTAATCACCAAATGGATAAATAAGATAGACTCTGCTGTTGCTGCAGGCAAAGTCAATATATTGTCTTCAATTGAAGATttaattatgaaacaaatgaaGACTGTGCACGACCTGAATTAAAAGATATTAGCCTTAACCAGTGAAGAAGATCGAATGAAAGAGGTGGAAGAGCAAGCAGAGTATAAAGTAGTAATTGGGGAACATTGGAAAAGTTGATTAATGCCATCACAACGATATCAGGAAACGGTTCTCCTGGAAATCCTTCGACCACACCTAAGACTAATGTTAGATTGCCGAAATTGGATCTCCCACATTATACTGAAGATGTGTTGGAGTGTAATTCCTTTTGGGAATTGTACAATGTGTTGGTAGACCAGCAAGGGGATTTAGAACTAATTGAGATATTCTCATATTTGCAAAGTTTGCTCACAAGAGATGCTCTAAAATTGATTTCAGGATTTAAGTCGGAAGCTGTGAATTATTCACAAGCTATATCTCTTCTCCAAGCCACTTATGGGAAAAAGGATGAGATCAAACGAGTTCTAGTAAGAAGATTACTAGAAATGGAGTCTCCTTCTCCTGATTCAGAATCATTGCAATCATTCAGAGCAAATTTTGAATGCTCGATAAGATCATTAGAGAGTGAAAACCTGGAGTTGAATGAGCTCTACACTATTTTGCTTCATGGTAAGTTGCCTAAGAGTGTTAGTAAAACTGTAAAACGCAGATATGGAGATGATTGGCTTGTATTTGGCACATTTAAGAAATATCTAGAAGAAATTCATAATCTAAGATCTTTCGTCTCAGCGGATGTAAATAAACCTGGAACTCTATCAACAATATCTACGTTCACAGTGAATCAATCACAATCTGTTAGACCTAAGAGtaaaggaaatgtgaataaatttagtTCTCAACAAACAAGAAAATGTGCGTTGTGTGAAGGCGAACACTGGTGGACACAGTGTAAAACTTATGCCAGTAGGGATAAGAAACTGAGTCGTCTCGGTTTTTTACGattgtgttttgtgtgtgcatcGAATAAACACTTTAGTGTAGATTATGAAAAGCAAATTTGTGGAAATGGATGCAGATTAAAACAGCATCGTGTATTATGTGATAAACAACAAACCAGCAAACCAAAAAAATCAACAACTAAATCAGCAAGtaaacctaataataatggtgtgcaAGTTGGAATACTTTCCGTAAGTGATCAGGGTCAGAAATCCAAGCAGAGGTCAATTTTACCAACAACCACAATTGTGTTTAAGGGTAAAGGAAGACACTTGGTACGCCTTCGTGGATTATTGGACACTTGTGCGGAACGAACCTTTATCAATGGTCAGCACTTAAGGACGTACAATATAGATCTAAAGGCACGGAAAAAAATTGCCTTAAGCGGTTATTTGACTAGTAAACCTGTGAACTATTATGAGACGGTGAGTGTTTCCATACCTTATAAGGGTAGATTGATTATTATGGATTGTATTGTGGTAGATGAGTTACCAGAGTATACTAAGAAATTCAACGTTAAACGAAATTTGAAAACGTTGTGTATAAACCAAAATTTATCTACCGGACAAAGATTTCGATCTGCCTGTGGACAAGCAAGCACCCATTGTTATGTTGGTAGGGGTTTATAATGTCTATAACATATTACACCCCAGATTCAGAAAAGCTGGAAAATTTATATTGTTACCTACCATATTTGGATATGTTCTGACAGGGTCCTGTAATGCTCCTCCAGTGCAAGAAACCCAGGTAACTGTGTTAAAGCTAACAACTAACGAGGAAGTAATAGAAGCTACTCataaatttgatagtgatataaggaatgattttgatattttgtggaatttagatAAAGTAGGTATTGAGTGCAATGAATTGAAAGAACATGATCGAAAGGTTCTAGAAGACTTTGAAAATACTATTGTATATTCTGAAATGGCCTTACCATGGAAGTCTAATAAGCCAAGGCTTCTATCCAATTTTTGCATGGCTTTGAGCCGGGTTAAACAACAATGTGCAAAATTTCAGAATGATGAAGCCTACCTGAACCACTATCAAAAAATCCTGAAGGATCAGGAGGATAGGGGGTTTATTGATAGGGTAAATAAAAACAATGTGGTTGAAAACTGTCATTATCTAGTACATCATAGAGTACAGaaagatagtgccactatttcaatcagaatagtttttgactgttcctggagacaaggtaaaaatggattgagcCTTAACGACTGTCTGTGGACTGGACCACATATTACGACAAATATGCTCAAGGTCTTATTGCAGTTCAGGACTAACAACTACGCCTGTATTAGTGATATAGAAAAAGCATTTCTTATGGTGCAATTGAGAGAAGAAGACCGCAATTACACACGGTTTTTAAGGTTGCAAGACCCAACGGATCCAAATAGCGAGTTAATCATATATAGGTTTAGGGTGGTATTGTTTGGTGCTACGTCTTCTCCGTTTCTGTTGAATGCCACTATTAAATCACATCTGGCAGCTGTTAGAAAAGATACGAGCTGTACTGAGATGGTGGATATGATGAATAGGGGATTATACGTGGACAACCTTCAATTTACCTCCAACAGTGAAGATGAATTGATAAATTGATAAACTTATTTTTTGGCGAAAACAAAATATTTGCACAGGCGCACTTATATTTAAAGGAATGTGATCTTTTGAATATTGTTGGGGATGCCTATCGCATAAAGTCTTAGGCCTAAATTGGAACATCTCTAATGATGAACTAACAATAACACCTAATCATCTTAAGACCGGTCAAACAAAACTTGAAATTCTAAGTGCAATTGCCCAAATTTGTGATCCTTTAGGAATGCTTATCCCTATTACGATACGAGCTAGAATATTCTTACAGGATTTGTGGAAACAGCAGTTGAAATGGGATGAtctactttcagttcctttattaAAGCAGTGGAATGAGTTGTCACAAGACTTAGAAAAAAGTCTCAGTATTTCCTTCTCCAGAGGTACTAATCTGGAGAAAGTGGATTATCTCCCCATTTTCTGTGATGCTAGCATAATAGCTTATGGTtggttgtgtggcctatcgagCAAGTGGTAAAACTTCGTCTCTGATTATGGCAAAGGGTAGAGTAGCACCCATTGAAGAGTTGACTGTGCCTAAATTAGAATTAATGGCTATTTTGTTAGGTGGAAGATTGTGTGAATTTATagttgaaacttttgaagaaaataaatttgaaaaaataatagtTTGGTCTGATAGTAAAGTTGCCCTGGGAGGGTTAGTGACAAAGATTAATTTGCCAGTATTTATGAAAAATAGAGTATTGGAAATTAACTCCATAACTCCGGGGATCGTCTTTTCTTACGTCCCATCTTCAGAAAACCCTAGTAACTGGATTACTAGAGGAAAAAGGACAGAAGAAGTAAGAaataactccttttggtgggagggacctcccTGGTTAAAATTAGAAAACCACACCTATCCTATTGACAGGACATGGGTGAAAGAAGCACAAGCACAGGATGAAGTTATTCAAGTCCATCTTGTAGGGAACAGTGAAAAAACCCATCTGCTGAACTGGAAAGATTTAGTAGAGTGGATAAATGTTGTAAAACTATAGCTTGAATACGGCGATTTATTCACAATTGCAAATCAACTGGCCGTAGAAAAATTGGAAGTTTAACGCTGGAAGAACTTCAACAAGCTAAAAATTAAATGATTATCCTCTTACAAAAGGAATACTTTCCGGAAGAATATAAAGCTTTGGAAAAAAGGGTAAAGTTTCAAAACTGACCTTTTTAGTACAATAGAATCTCTTCTTGGAAGAAGGTATTATAAGATGCAGAGGAAGATTGGaacatgtcgcacaggcggccatCTTGTTAATGACCGAGCAGGAAAACAGCACAGGCGGCTACTGAGGCCAGAAGAGCCCTCATTCAAGCGGGACAATTATAACTGTAAATACTGTTTCTGTTTGCTGGGAGTGAATAGTAATTTCATTTTTATCTCATAAAATTGATTTATATGTCCAGGCAAAAAATAATTCCAGTCTCTTTGTGATTGGTCTTCATATATTATAAGCCTAAGGCTTCAGCATTACTTAATAcataagaacaatggtttgattttgaagcgtcCTTCTCCTTTAacatctgcttaccatagctaaataatttcttttacgcttaccaagaggaaagtaactgctgaacaattacagtgcagtagttaaaccttgagagaagaagaattgtttagtaatctcagtgttgtcatgtatatGATGACAAATGAGAACGTGGAAATAAtgggcaagactattcggtgtatgtatagacaaaggaCAGTGAACCGTAAGCAGAAAGTtatccaataaagtactgtctggccagtcaaaggacccaattactatgtagttgtagtatctcatcctgcttttccaattagggtcatagcttagctagtaacaatgattataataacaagaacaatCATAGATTTCAAACTTCGACCAATGAATATCACTAATACCACTAATATTTAACCAAAGTCTATGGACaatgcctcccacttttcatatgctgactgtgtaATAGATGGGGAAAAGTGCAAAGTTGATTCATAATCGTGATCATGAAgggtatcacctccaaaatttcatggtttcttgcGATGCATAAAATCtgtccattgttaaaatttggtgaaaattcaatGTGTCA
Above is a window of Palaemon carinicauda isolate YSFRI2023 chromosome 6, ASM3689809v2, whole genome shotgun sequence DNA encoding:
- the LOC137643063 gene encoding uncharacterized protein, translated to MKMKKTEKRRVLILGHSQVKKMLSAFDEINEEDETLYAITHSIGGATCYGITSEEVKECEAEAVVLFVGSNDIDNEDVESTNDTRNNIIELVNDISNVDGVKIVYIVTVEPPGLIIIIGKMTDRAALMRSRGGHKGVITKWINKIDSAVAAGNGSPGNPSTTPKTNVRLPKLDLPHYTEDVLECNSFWELYNVLVDQQGDLELIEIFSYLQSLLTRDALKLISGFKSEAVNYSQAISLLQATYGKKDEIKRVLVRRLLEMESPSPDSESLQSFRANFECSIRSLESENLELNELYTILLHGKLPKSVSKTVKRRYGDDWLVFGTFKKYLEEIHNLRSFVSADVNKPGTLSTISTFTVNQSQSVRPKSKGNVNKFSSQQTRKCALCEGEHWWTQCKTYASRDKKLSRLGFLRLCFVCASNKHFSVDYEKQICGNGCRLKQHRVLCDKQQTSKPKKSTTKSASKPNNNGVQVGILSVSDQGQKSKQRSILPTTTIVFKGKGRHLVRLRGLLDTCAERTFINGQHLRTYNIDLKARKKIALSGYLTSKPVNYYETVSVSIPYKGSCNAPPVQETQVTVLKLTTNEEVIEATHKFDSDIRNDFDILWNLDKVGIECNELKEHDRKVLEDFENTIVYSEMALPWKSNKPRLLSNFCMALSRVKQQCAKFQNDEAYLNHYQKILKDQEDRGFIDRVNKNNVVENCHYLVHHRVQKDSATISIRIVFDCSWRQGKNGLSLNDCLWTGPHITTNMLKVLLQFRTNNYACISDIEKAFLMVQLREEDRNYTRFLRLQDPTDPNSELIIYRFRVVLFGATSSPFLLNATIKSHLAAVRKDTSCTEMVDMMNRGLYVDNLQFTSNSEDELIN